A section of the Prevotella melaninogenica genome encodes:
- a CDS encoding FG-GAP repeat protein, with amino-acid sequence MFKNRYKRFGCLLLFILLVGKTMAQQPLTFELERVNDSLSWLCLYPKVQVNTEQKGHKNWWKTRKAIAKWKLPYPVYQLVTGDVNGDGKDEAIVGVIKPTRFYPQPARRLFIFKQINDKIRPMWMGSRMGGILCDFRFIEPYVRTLQATIDNKYVVADYVWDDFGLSFVRFLTEAVSHEEAVKRFIASE; translated from the coding sequence ATGTTTAAGAATAGATACAAGCGGTTTGGCTGTCTGCTACTTTTCATCCTCCTTGTAGGAAAAACTATGGCACAACAGCCCTTGACCTTTGAGTTAGAACGTGTCAACGATTCGCTTTCATGGCTGTGCCTATACCCTAAGGTACAAGTGAATACGGAGCAAAAAGGACACAAAAACTGGTGGAAAACCAGAAAAGCAATTGCAAAATGGAAACTTCCCTACCCTGTTTATCAACTGGTAACAGGAGATGTTAATGGAGATGGAAAGGACGAAGCAATCGTTGGCGTCATCAAACCGACTCGCTTCTACCCACAGCCTGCACGTAGACTCTTCATTTTTAAGCAGATAAATGACAAAATACGCCCCATGTGGATGGGATCGCGAATGGGTGGAATACTATGCGATTTTCGTTTTATAGAACCATACGTACGTACATTACAAGCAACCATCGATAATAAATACGTTGTTGCAGACTATGTTTGGGACGACTTCGGACTTTCTTTCGTACGCTTTTTAACTGAAGCTGTTAGCCACGAAGAAGCCGTTAAACGATTTATTGCAAGCGAATAA
- a CDS encoding DUF3160 domain-containing protein yields MQKNAFRTVAIAFLILLFSPTAWAQSEKTDGSRGDAYIERTEEKKTPLILPGTGKINIEKLKGKIDTQMDISKLNLVELRAIRNAFAARQGYPFKDATLRALYNTTTWYNDALWDVYEKEETPDKKFSPRYTKEQLAFTERIRAREAELRKLNFKPANSKDVVNMKNLINPFQLKEFDPKLYSMLGQNGFAIVPAEHNQLFHVYEKNDYADFPSFVTTDLYLQLFHLYFDCVLRDVEEKHLDSLMIVFSSKMGAEMKTLTSSQNAEIKAAAEYGQAWFAVASWLFSHDKAPKSIATLNAPEAYKKMVMEEITKSFEAENEYSEMLEYDSQTGMFAYSLFRPRGHYTRSKVCSRYFRGMMWLQTAHFGTNKPAKMKQIALIANVFNQQPKLKTIYNKVSEPITYLMGTPDNVTLIQVAELVKKMNLPIEKLLSSNKDMGKLTANIEAIAKKQTRIELKKTHGTKYVVDIMPQRYQPDAEALIATTDQDSPISLRPCPKGLDWMAVMGLPGAERILMDELKEAQKWKDFPKALTTARKKVANTPWEACVANQWMYTLQSLGDTAQSLPYFMQTPQWQKKNLNTALASWAELKHDAILYAKQPMVAECGSGGPEPPVVKGYVEPNVKFWEKAIALVTKMDKVLTTYNLQTEKAKAVYERIKEMAEFCRDISIKELNGGKITDEEYNQIEIIGSTVENISLELVSEDNQMLQGWSDVVSTDKKVAVVADVFTAGGENVAIDDKCVLYEGVGPAYEIYVVVEIDGSLYLTRGSVFSYREFTRLMSDPRMTDEEWQEELKKSPTGGTPSWMKEIIAPVKGMSADDEETFYSSGC; encoded by the coding sequence ATGCAAAAGAACGCATTCAGAACAGTAGCTATTGCATTCCTGATTTTGTTGTTCTCACCTACTGCATGGGCACAAAGTGAAAAGACAGATGGCAGCAGAGGTGATGCCTATATTGAACGTACAGAGGAAAAGAAGACTCCTCTTATTCTCCCTGGTACTGGAAAAATAAATATTGAAAAACTAAAGGGTAAGATTGATACGCAGATGGACATCTCTAAACTCAATCTTGTAGAACTACGTGCAATCAGAAACGCCTTTGCTGCAAGGCAGGGATACCCTTTCAAGGATGCAACCTTACGTGCATTATACAATACAACAACATGGTATAACGATGCACTTTGGGATGTCTATGAAAAAGAAGAGACCCCTGATAAGAAGTTCTCACCACGTTATACGAAAGAACAACTTGCCTTTACAGAGCGCATCCGTGCACGAGAAGCTGAATTACGAAAGCTGAACTTTAAACCAGCGAACAGTAAGGACGTGGTGAATATGAAGAATCTTATCAACCCGTTCCAGCTGAAAGAGTTCGACCCAAAGCTATATAGCATGTTGGGACAGAATGGTTTTGCTATCGTTCCTGCCGAACATAATCAGCTTTTCCACGTATATGAGAAGAACGACTATGCTGATTTTCCAAGCTTCGTAACCACTGACCTCTACCTACAACTGTTCCATCTCTATTTTGATTGTGTATTGCGCGATGTGGAGGAAAAGCACTTAGACTCACTGATGATTGTCTTTTCTTCCAAAATGGGAGCAGAGATGAAGACACTTACAAGCAGTCAAAATGCAGAAATAAAGGCTGCAGCGGAATATGGTCAGGCATGGTTTGCCGTCGCATCTTGGCTCTTTAGTCATGATAAAGCACCAAAATCAATAGCTACACTGAATGCCCCAGAAGCATACAAGAAGATGGTAATGGAAGAAATTACTAAGTCTTTCGAGGCTGAAAATGAATATTCTGAGATGCTTGAATATGACTCTCAGACAGGAATGTTTGCTTATTCGCTCTTCCGTCCACGTGGTCACTATACCCGTTCTAAGGTTTGTAGTCGTTACTTCCGTGGTATGATGTGGTTACAAACAGCCCATTTCGGCACGAATAAACCTGCTAAGATGAAGCAGATAGCACTTATTGCCAATGTCTTCAACCAACAACCAAAGCTTAAAACCATCTACAACAAGGTAAGTGAACCAATCACTTATCTTATGGGGACACCTGATAATGTTACCCTCATACAGGTTGCAGAACTTGTTAAGAAGATGAACTTACCTATAGAAAAGCTATTATCTTCAAATAAAGACATGGGTAAACTGACAGCAAACATTGAAGCAATAGCAAAGAAACAGACACGTATCGAGTTGAAGAAAACACATGGAACCAAATATGTTGTAGATATTATGCCACAGCGTTATCAACCTGATGCAGAGGCATTGATAGCTACTACGGATCAAGATAGCCCTATCTCTCTCCGCCCATGTCCAAAGGGACTCGACTGGATGGCTGTCATGGGATTGCCAGGTGCCGAACGTATTCTCATGGACGAGCTGAAAGAAGCACAGAAATGGAAGGATTTTCCAAAGGCATTAACCACTGCTCGTAAGAAAGTTGCTAATACTCCTTGGGAGGCTTGTGTAGCAAATCAATGGATGTACACGCTCCAGTCATTAGGTGACACCGCACAGTCGCTTCCTTATTTCATGCAGACACCACAGTGGCAGAAGAAGAATTTGAACACAGCACTTGCTTCTTGGGCTGAATTAAAGCATGATGCTATCCTCTATGCAAAGCAGCCTATGGTGGCAGAGTGTGGCTCTGGAGGTCCAGAACCACCTGTCGTAAAGGGTTATGTTGAGCCTAACGTGAAGTTCTGGGAGAAAGCTATTGCACTTGTAACAAAAATGGATAAAGTTCTCACCACTTACAATTTACAGACTGAAAAGGCAAAGGCTGTATATGAACGAATAAAGGAAATGGCTGAATTCTGCCGTGACATCAGTATAAAAGAACTGAATGGTGGAAAGATAACTGACGAGGAATACAACCAGATTGAAATCATTGGTTCGACTGTGGAGAACATCTCTTTGGAGCTTGTCAGCGAGGACAATCAGATGTTGCAGGGATGGTCTGATGTAGTGAGTACCGACAAGAAAGTCGCAGTTGTTGCTGACGTCTTCACTGCTGGAGGCGAGAATGTTGCCATAGATGATAAGTGTGTGCTATATGAAGGAGTTGGTCCTGCTTACGAAATATACGTAGTAGTTGAGATAGACGGCTCCCTTTACCTTACACGTGGCTCCGTCTTCTCTTACCGTGAGTTTACAAGATTGATGTCAGACCCACGTATGACGGACGAAGAATGGCAAGAGGAATTAAAGAAGTCACCAACAGGTGGAACACCATCATGGATGAAAGAGATTATAGCTCCTGTAAAGGGAATGAGTGCTGATGATGAAGAGACATTCTATAGTTCAGGCTGTTAA
- a CDS encoding CapA family protein: protein MMKRHSIVQAVKVIICLLTPILLSFNGIGVGFIHQKKSAQKRADDTLRIVITGDLLLDRGVRQKIDMAGVDALFSSGIDSLFQSSNYVIANLECPVTKIRERVFKRFIFRGEPEWLPILHRHGITHLNLANNHSIDQGRNGLLDTQEQIKKAGMIPIGAGRNMEAAAEPVLISTNPRHVWVVSSLRLPLENFPYLPQKPCVSQESIDSLIMRVEHLRAADKNCYILLILHWGWEHHFRATPQQRENARKLIDAGADAIVGHHSHTLQTIEIYRGKPIYYGIGNFIFDQRKPMNSRACVVELSITADKCKVKALPIEIKNCVPYLSK from the coding sequence ATGATGAAGAGACATTCTATAGTTCAGGCTGTTAAAGTTATTATATGCTTATTAACTCCTATCCTACTATCTTTCAATGGGATAGGAGTTGGTTTTATCCATCAAAAGAAATCGGCTCAAAAAAGAGCTGACGACACCTTACGTATCGTTATTACAGGTGATCTTCTACTTGACAGGGGGGTAAGACAGAAGATTGACATGGCAGGAGTTGATGCTCTTTTTTCATCTGGTATCGACTCATTGTTCCAATCTTCCAACTATGTAATTGCCAATTTAGAGTGCCCTGTGACTAAAATTAGAGAGCGTGTATTCAAACGTTTCATCTTTAGAGGGGAACCAGAATGGTTGCCTATACTACATCGTCATGGCATAACTCACCTCAACTTAGCCAATAATCATAGTATTGACCAAGGAAGAAATGGACTTTTAGACACACAAGAACAGATTAAAAAGGCAGGAATGATACCTATCGGAGCTGGTAGAAATATGGAAGCAGCAGCAGAGCCAGTACTCATTTCTACAAATCCACGCCATGTTTGGGTAGTTTCATCTCTACGCTTACCATTAGAAAACTTTCCCTATCTTCCTCAAAAACCTTGTGTTAGTCAGGAGAGTATAGATAGTCTTATCATGCGTGTTGAACACTTACGCGCAGCAGATAAGAATTGCTATATTCTCCTTATACTACATTGGGGATGGGAACACCATTTCAGAGCTACTCCACAACAGCGTGAGAATGCACGCAAACTAATTGACGCAGGAGCTGATGCTATTGTTGGACACCATAGTCATACGCTCCAAACAATAGAGATTTATCGAGGAAAACCGATTTACTATGGTATTGGAAACTTTATTTTTGACCAAAGAAAACCGATGAATTCACGGGCTTGTGTAGTGGAGTTATCCATTACTGCAGACAAGTGTAAAGTAAAGGCTTTACCTATAGAAATCAAGAACTGTGTACCCTACCTTAGCAAATAG
- a CDS encoding DNA alkylation repair protein — protein sequence MNEQIHEKLKEIKQSFRLLMNGVASHSMRQKGVTYKINWGVPVPDLQKMAAEYGKDYELAIELWKEDIRECQVLATLIMPAEKMDEDLVEVWMERLRTQEMAELLAFNLLQYLDFAPALAYKWIASNRDMYQLCGYQLLARLFARGMEPNERGINEFLDQAHTTLAGESLPLRHAAYNCVLSFCELGDDFDVIAQKALADLNIL from the coding sequence TGATGAATGGAGTTGCATCGCACTCTATGCGTCAGAAGGGTGTTACGTATAAAATAAATTGGGGAGTACCAGTACCTGATTTGCAGAAGATGGCGGCTGAGTATGGTAAGGATTATGAACTCGCTATTGAACTTTGGAAAGAGGATATTCGTGAGTGTCAGGTACTTGCTACGCTTATTATGCCAGCAGAGAAGATGGACGAAGACCTTGTGGAAGTATGGATGGAACGCCTTCGCACACAGGAAATGGCTGAGTTGTTGGCTTTTAATTTGCTTCAATATCTTGACTTCGCACCAGCTTTGGCATACAAGTGGATAGCTTCAAACCGTGATATGTATCAACTTTGTGGCTATCAACTTCTCGCTCGTTTGTTTGCTCGTGGTATGGAACCTAATGAGCGTGGTATTAATGAGTTTCTTGATCAGGCACACACAACGTTGGCAGGTGAGAGTCTACCATTGAGACATGCAGCATATAATTGTGTTCTAAGTTTCTGCGAATTAGGAGATGACTTTGATGTTATAGCACAGAAAGCTCTTGCTGATCTTAATATACTTTAG